The Watersipora subatra chromosome 1, tzWatSuba1.1, whole genome shotgun sequence genome has a window encoding:
- the LOC137400333 gene encoding uncharacterized methyltransferase YdaC-like, with product MSFRCFRLLIHILREMGVASDILNWCVFRIFMLLVPLCMYARKIWPFSVLHKSISKNLGRPDNGTLMSLLIKQFLEVGNEAAETLAVDKCEIQSSDKVLEVGFGPGLGIQKAASLIDKSCGGHVSGVDYSESMVSAATERLTQEIHDGLVDLQHGSVADLPYDSNSFDKIFHCNVFYFWDDCVGCCSELLRVLKPGGLMLTTLNPNAVANAVSFDILNKQNANIPNYLAALKQAGFVNVVVVDQHRGGAVHVCIYAWARKD from the exons ATGTCATTCAGATGTTTCAGACTGCTAATTCACATACTTCGAG AGATGGGAGTAGCAAGCGATATTCTAAATTGGTGCGTCTTTAGGATATTCATGTTACTTGTCCCACTGTGTATGTACGCTCGTAAGATTTGGCCATTCTCGGTACTTCACAAATCAATATCAAAAAATTTAGGAAGGCCGGACAATGGAACTCTGATGTCTCTATTGATAAAACAA TTTTTAGAGGTTGGCAACGAAGCGGCTGAAACTTTAGCAGTGGATAAATGTGAGATACAATCCTCCGATAAGGTACTGGAGGTCGGCTTCGGACCCGGACTTGGAATACAAAAAGCTGCATCCTTGATTGAta AATCATGCGGAGGTCATGTATCAGGAGTTGACTACTCCGAATCAATGGTATCTGCTGCGACTGAACGATTAACACAAGAAATTCATGATGGCCTTGTTGATCTACAACATGGTTCTGTAGCCGACCTACCATATGATAGCAACAGTTTCGATAAAATCTTCCATTGCAATGTCTTTTATTTTTGGGACGATTGCGTAGGATGCTGCAGCGAGCTTCTTCGTGTTCTCAAGCCGGGAGGGCTAATGCTTACTACCCTAAACCCCAATGCAGTAGCTAATGCCGTATCTTTTGATATTCTGAATAAACAGAATGCTAATATTCCAAACTACCTGGCCGCGCTAAAACAAGCCGGCTTTGTTAATGTGGTAGTGGTGGATCAACATAGGGGAGGTGcggtacatgtatgtatttatgctTGGGCCAGGAAGGATTAA
- the LOC137400372 gene encoding U1 small nuclear ribonucleoprotein C-like, producing MPKYYCDYCDTYLTHDSPSVRKTHCSGRKHKENVRIYYQKWLEEQVQKLVDDTTAAYQQGKLPNNPFQGQAPATGAIPGNAMVPPPASLGAAPGAPHLAGPMMGMAGPPARPMMPNMQMGPGIARPMMGAPGPMMR from the exons ATGCCAAA GTATTATTGTGATTACTGTGACACATATCTGACACACGATTCT CCTTCAGTGAGAAAGACACACTGCAGCGGTAGGAAGCACAAGGAGAATGTAAGAATCTACTATCAGAAGTGGCTGGAAGAGCAGGTGCAGAAACTGGTCGATGACACCA CTGCTGCCTACCAGCAAGGAAAGCTGCCAAACAACCCATTTCAAGGTCAAGCTCCGGCTACCGGCGCTATTCCTGGCAATGCAATGGTTCCTCCACCCGCTAGTCTAG GGGCTGCACCAGGAGCACCACATTTGGCAGGACCAATGATGGGCATGGCAGGTCCTCCAGCTCGACCTATGATGCCCA ACATGCAGATGGGTCCAGGAATAGCACGACCAATGATGGGAGCACCAGGTCCTATGATGCGTTGA